The sequence below is a genomic window from Thalassomonas haliotis.
CTGGCTTCAAAGGCAAAGTCCTGCTCCGGCACCCCCAATATCCAGGTACCCACCAGATAACAGAAATAAAAAATAGCCGGCATGGTTAACGGGTTGGTGATCCATACCAGGGCGATAGATAAAGGCAGGTTGGCATGTACTATAATGGCAATACCCGCTGCCAGTATCATTTGAAACGGTACCGGCACAAAAGCGAAAAACAAGCCGACGGCGAAGGCTTTAGCCACAGATCTGCGGTTAAGGTGCCACAAGTTGGGGTTATGCAACAACTCGCCAAAGATGCTTAAATGCTTGTGATTTTTGATGCTGTTATGATCTGGCATCATACGTTTGATGATTTTTTTCGGCATACACTCTTTACTGTAAATGGAACTAAAGGTTCACTATGGACTGGTGGCTGTTAAGCTTCTTTCTTGGTGCTATATTGTCACTATTTCTGCCAATAGTACCAGCGCTTTTTTATCTATCTTTGTTTTTTATCACAGTTATTGGTCTTTATTATTACAAGCCTTTGAAAAATACCAGTGGCTTAGTGCTGGGTTTACTGTGGATGATGTTACATGCCTACCTGTACCAAAACAGCTGGCAGCTAAATGATATCGAGCCAAAGGCCCTGGCGGGCAAACCTCAGCTATTGCAGGGGCAGATTATAACGCTGCCGGTAAATACCGCTGGCGGTTATGACAACAATAAAAACCTGAATATTAGCCGTTTTAACTTTCGTGTAGATAAGCTCAACCAACAGCCGTTAAGGCGGAGCCTTATTGTCCGCCTGCGCTGGGATAAGGCCGGAGCCAAGCTCGCTTTAGGACAGGAATACCAGTTAACGGTGCGCATCAAGCCGGCCCATGGCCTGGCCAATCCCGGCGGCTTCAGTTATCGGACCTGGTTGCGTTATAAGCATATCGCGGCGACCGGCTATGTGCTGGATAAGCCTTCGCCGCTATTGCTGGCCGGTGACTTTCCTGTGCGTCAGCGACTTTTTAGCCGTTATATGCAGTTGCTGCCGTCCGGGGAGGTTGCCGCCCTGCTGCCAGCCTTGAGTTTTGGCGAGCGCAGCCGTATTTCTCAACCCATGTGGCAGGTATTGCAAAGCAGCGGCACTTCACATCTGATGGCAATTTCCGGCTTACACCTGGGATTAGTCGCCACCGGCAGTTTTTTTGTGATTTTGTGGTTATTAAGAAGACTTCCCCTGGCCGCGGTGTTACCCCAAAAGCTGGCCCGGCCCCTGATGCAGATAAACCTGAACAAGCTGGCGATTGCCGCGAGTTTACTTATCACCTTGTTCTATGCCTACCTGGCCGGATTTTCCTTGCCGACACAAAGGGCGCTGGTGATGTTGCTTTTGTATTGGGGCATACGTCTTGTCGGGGGCAAATTTACCTTGAGGCGCTGGCTGTTGATTGCCTTATTTTTACTGACACTTATCGACCCCTTCAGTTTGTTCAGCGCTAGCTTCTGGTTATCGGTATATGCCATCTGCTGTATTTTTTTAATGTTATGGCGTTTTGGCGCTGTGTTTAATCAGGGCAGCAAAATCAAAAAGCTATTGAAGTCTTTGTTGATCATTCAATTGGGGCTGACGCTGTTT
It includes:
- a CDS encoding DUF2062 domain-containing protein; translation: MPKKIIKRMMPDHNSIKNHKHLSIFGELLHNPNLWHLNRRSVAKAFAVGLFFAFVPVPFQMILAAGIAIIVHANLPLSIALVWITNPLTMPAIFYFCYLVGTWILGVPEQDFAFEASWQWVLDSLSTIGPSFFLGCAVLSVLFSIIGYFGIQALWRHSVVKEWGKRQLRNKQPSD